The genome window CGGCACGGCGATGTACAGGCTACGAGGACCAGCTCCTGAGCAGGGACGGCTTGCCGAACATCTGGTCGAGCGCGAGCACGACGGCCATGGCCAGCGACACCTCCATCCCGGGCCGCACCACCAGCCGGAACACGTCCGAGCCCACCGCCTCCTTGGGGCTGGGCCGCACCTCCGccacggctcgccgccgcccgtcgTACTCGTACACCGTGCAGCGCCGCCGCAGGTACGACCCCTCCACCTCGTACCCGGCGCCCGCAGAGCACGCCGCGACGTGCGCCACGGACTTGGCACCTCCACGCATGTGTTGCGATTGCGCGGCCGCCCGCTTCATGGCGTAGAGCGGCGGCAGGCGCCGGGCCTCGTCCACGCCCCGGTACAGCAGCCACTGGTCGGACGACAGCCCCAGCCCCACCAGGCCGATCAGCTTCCTGCAGCGGCGGCGGACCGTGAGCACGGGGCGGCCCGCGGCGTCCATCAGCACCACCTCCGCGCGCGAGTCGGACGCGTAGCTGTCCACGCGGTACACGAGGTCGCCGCGGGCGTCGAACACCGTGAACCCCCTGCAGTTGAACAGCAGCGACTTGCGCCACACCGTCAGGGTGACCGCCGCCGGTTCCCCGTCGCCCGGCGCCACCGCCGGTTGCTGGCCGAGGCCTGGGGACGGCGCGGCGACGTTCGGGTGTACCTTCGCCGTCATGCTTAGGTAAGCAGACTGGTGGGAGCAAGATTTAAGAATGGTAGAGGGATGGGAAGGGAAGGACCGACGGAGAAAGTTAGCTCGCTCGCTAGCAGTTTATGgttgtgtttgtgtcacggctggGTCTGGGTGGACGTGAGCAGTTTATATACTCTCCGTGGACAGAAATGCCCCTAATAATAGGTTGGGTTGGAAGGGTTATGTGGCAGATGGCTCTCACGTCATGAAACTTTATACAACGGAGATACATTTATACTCATGTAAACACGAACCTTGGCTAGAGGTGCACCCGGGAACAACCGGATAAAGGGTAGGGACATATATTGTTTGCTTATAAATATATGTGGTAAAAAATTGTATTGGTTAAGTTTCTTAGGGGGGAACATTTTCACTCAAATTTAACTCTTCATTTAGGATGGGTGAACATATTTACAATCCATTACCTTTTTAGGGTGGATAATAATGGACTCTAAATCTCTACTACTGTTTAAGATACAACTGTAGGCGTCCACACGGTTCTGGTTCTGCCCATCCGTCGTAACGCGACGCCGATCCGCCCCACCCACCGGCCGAAGGAAGGTTGCCGCGGATCCCCCACCTTCTCTCCCCGCCATCAACGCCGATCCGGGGATCCGAGGCCGCCATCAACGCGCACCTCCTCCCCACGACGTCGCATGAGGAAGGTTGCCGCGGATCCCCCACTGCTCCACGAGCCCCGGATCTCGGTCTCTGCGACCCCCAAATCATAAAGAACAAATCAGCCATCAACGCGCAGCAGCTTCGGACGACGTCGCATGGAAGGTTGCCGCGGATCCCCCATCCTCCTGCCCCTCTTCTGCGCGAGCCCCGGATATCAGTCCTCGCCCCGGCACTCTTGGAGATCTCCGAGCGTCAAGTTTCCTTTCCGGAGCGCACCGAGGACGCCTGGGTAGGTCGGCTTCCAAGCAGCCCCGGAGATCTCGGTCCTCGCCCACACTCTCCATGGAAGGAGATCGCCTCCTTTGCGCCCCGGCACTCTTGCCCCGGATCGTCGCCCCCGCACAGCATCAGCGGACGCGTCCGCTGCGCCCCGGATCTCGGTCCTCGCCCCGACACTCTTCGAGGAGATCTCTGGGCGACAAGTTTCCTTCCACGGCGAATATCCCTGTTGTCAACAGTGCGCCCATCCATCTCCACTTCCGCCGCCGCCACCGAGAGACCCCAACCCCACCCATCCACCACCATGTGGCGCCGCCTCCACACCCTAGCCCCCGCCTTGCGCAGGGCTACCTCCGTCGCCGCCGGGGCCCCTGCGGCGTCCGCTCCTCTGCAGCCCGCGTCGCCCCGCTCTcctcggcggctgccgctttcggCCGCACCAGCCGCTTTCCACCGCCGCACCAGCCCGCTCCTCTCGATTCCCTGGCGTCGTCCAACGCTGATCGAGTGCCGGTGGTCGCTTGGGTGTGCTGCAGGGGACAAGCCGGCGAGTGTGGAGGACGTCATGCCCATCGCCACGGGGCTCGAGCGGGAGGAGCTAGAGGCCGAGCTCATGGTGAGATCCTTACCTGAGATCCAGTTGGTCCGGTCTTTGTTCGAGAGGGAGGAGCTGGATCCCCTCCTCGATGTTGTCAACAGTGTGACAAGGAGGACGAACCGGCGGCGGTGGCAGAAGCCAGTCTCGGGCCACGATGGTGTCGAGCGCTGGTGACACGTCGTCGTCACTGGTGAAGATCGAGTCCTACATGAGTGCTGTCAAGATCTACCTCAAGAGCCTAGACATCCAACTGGAGAAACAGCTAGCCAAGACATGGAGAAGCACAAGGGGTTGTACAACCAGGGACCGAGGGAGGACTGGGAGATCGACCTCGCCAAGCTTTTATCAACCAAAAGAAAATCATGCTCCTCAACAGATAGCAGAACATCCTATTTGAAATGAGTTTGTGAATAAGTGGTAAGGCGTACCACTTTTAGTTTCTTTTCTTATTTGTCGTCATCTAAATTGACCATGGTGGCCAAAGACGATCGAGGAGGGGATACAACATCACTTTGCAGGCGCACGACGATCGCGCGTGGTTCATGTCCTCATGCTCGTCACCGATGCGCCGTGCTACACATTGCTCCATCCTCTCCTCACCTGTGAAGATATgcagcaaaatgcaaaggtgtgtCAAACCCATTTTTCATTTTCTCATCAATTATACCTATGATACTTTCATGTACTTCCATTATTGTCAGTACTATATTCAACCAAAAGAATAAAATAACTCAGCAGACATTTTTATTAACTTCAGTCGGAAGAAACACAAATGTGTAGTTTTGTGTCATTATCAATTGTGCTTGACAATTTGAATCACTTATTGATGAGTACATTGTTATTACCGCCTGACTGCAAAAGGATATGAACTCGTCTCCAATGGGATTGACAACCATTTAGTTTCGGTGAATCTCAATAATAAGGTAAGATAAAGTGTGTTTCACATTCCTTGTTTTGTTATTTCTTTATACATATTCACAAAAGTTGTTATTTCTTTATACATTACTCGTCTCCAATGGGAGTGACATGTGACAATTTTTTTGAGGATATCAGCTGAGCGCCTGAGCTGAGAATTGTTTAGGTAGCTTGAAGTTTTTGGTACCGCTCTTATGGCTGTCCTCAAAATTTAATATTCTATTTTTCTGATGGAAAATGTGTTCTAAATATACTGTATGGATGGGATGGGCTCAAGACATTTTTTGCCCTTGATCAGCCTCTGGCACTAAGCCCAGAAGATTGAACGTACTGGCCTGGGCAGTCCATATATTAGTAGGCCTTAGCTTGCTGGCTTGATCTCATGTGCCATCTGTTATTTCACCACAGGGAAATGGAAaatattattcatgtttatgaatGCCAACACACCATGGCTGATTGATCCCCTCTCCATCTTACTTTGTGCATCTATGTAATTATGCAGTGCCTTGTCATTGATGAAGCCGATCGCATACTTGAGCAAAACTTTGAGGAAGACATGAAACAAATATTTAAACGCCTTCCCCAGGTACATGGGCTATGTACTTCCCATTTCATATGCATATTGCAGATTTAAACTTAACATTGACATAATGTTTTATATTTTTGTTGGATCATCATGGATGATATGCAGAATAGGCAGATTGTTCTTTTTTCTGCTACACAGACTCCAGAGGTTAGTAGATCTTTTATGCTGCTTGTAGTCAACTTTTCTTATATAATTTGCTCTTCTTATGCGGTAATGCCCCACAGGTTGAAAAATTTGCTAAACTGTcatttgagaaaaatgaagaAAGTAAAAAAAGCCTGTTTATGTTGGAGTTGATGATGATAAGTCAAAGGTAAGGAATTGGTTTACCTGGTTATTCAACTGTCCTTCCAAGAGTCTTCTGTAGAAAAAAAAACTATGGTGCTTTGTCAGGCTACTGTTGAAGGCCTGCAACAGGGTTATTGTGTCATTTCTAGCGATAAAAGGTTCTTGGTTCTGTATGCTTTCCTAAGAAAGAAGCGGAATAATAAGATCATGTAATTCAGTAAAGTTCCACGCTGAACTTCTGAATTTTCTTGGGATAGAGTGTTCTGATATCCATGGAAAAcagaagtgagagcacctagagggggggggggggtgaataggtgatcctgtaacacttaaaaacttaggccacaaaaacttggttaagtgttagcacaataaccgccaagtggctagagaggaatcttcaacaaaacacaataaccaacaagatcaatcacagagatggcacggtggttatcccgtggttcggccaagaccaacgcttgcctactccacgttgtggcgtcccaacggacgagggttgcaatcaacccctctcaagcggtccaaagacccacttgaataccatggtgttttgcttgcttttctcaatcccgtttgcgaggaatctccacaacttggagcctctcgcccttacacttgaagttcacaaagaaacacggagcaagggagggattagcaacgcactcaagacaagaaatcacagcaacaccacacacacaagtcgcaacgagagctcacaacacaactcaatgagttcaccactcaactagagctctaattgctatcgcaaagaatcaaaggcgcggaatcgatgtcttggtgcttaggaatgttgtaggaatgcttggtgtactcctccatgcgcctaggggtcccttttatagccctaaggcagctaggagccgttgagagcaatctaggaaggctgatcttgccttctgtcgactggcgcaccggacagtccggtgcacaccggacactgtccggtgctcgatttctttccaaaaatgtcttagtcgaccgttggcagcctgagagccgttggcgcactggacatgtccggtgcccccttctagccgttggctcggccacgtgtcccgcgcagatcgcgcggccgaccgttggccctactgaccgttggctcaccggacagtccggtgaattatagccgtacatcgccgatgaattcccgagagcgacgagttcgcctgtgaacggcccaccggacagtccggtgcaccaccggacagtccggtgaattatagccgtacaccgccgtcgaagtcccgagagcagcctgttcgccagagccagcctggcgcaccggacactgtccggtgcaccaccggacagtccggtgctctagactgagcagagtcttggctgctcgagccaaggcatttccaattggatttttcctgtttccagcacttagacacaatacattagtccataaaacaatgtactaagtctgagaaacatacctttattcttgatttgtactttgtccacctttttacactaggacacttgtgttggacactaaatcaccaaaatacttagaaatggcccaagggcacatttccctttcaatctccccctttttggtgatttatgccaacataacataaagcaagtagaacaactacaaaatcaattcaaataagaactcaaaattgttttgattcaaatttgacatatatggatcactctttgccaccacttggtttgtttttgcaaatcaaactcaaatttctatctctaagtcaaacacacatgttaagacataaaaagagtcattccaagagaaattgattcaagatttcaaaaactcccctttttcccataatcaatacttctccccacaagaagccaacttttgacaagagagtcaataaaagagttttgacaaaccaaaagctctattctactattttcaaaatctctcaagtggtagctgatccatttatcgctttggcctttattttctccccctttagcatcaagcaccaaaacgggatcaatcttggcccataaaccccattgcctcacaaaaatcttcaaataagaacacaaaggcaataagagtacatgagatgaacttggaataagttaccctctcatcggagtgcagtggaa of Zea mays cultivar B73 chromosome 8, Zm-B73-REFERENCE-NAM-5.0, whole genome shotgun sequence contains these proteins:
- the LOC103635800 gene encoding protein LURP-one-related 8, which codes for MTAKVHPNVAAPSPGLGQQPAVAPGDGEPAAVTLTVWRKSLLFNCRGFTVFDARGDLVYRVDSYASDSRAEVVLMDAAGRPVLTVRRRCRKLIGLVGLGLSSDQWLLYRGVDEARRLPPLYAMKRAAAQSQHMRGGAKSVAHVAACSAGAGYEVEGSYLRRRCTVYEYDGRRRAVAEVRPSPKEAVGSDVFRLVVRPGMEVSLAMAVVLALDQMFGKPSLLRSWSS
- the LOC103635801 gene encoding DEAD-box ATP-dependent RNA helicase 27 produces the protein MQCLVIDEADRILEQNFEEDMKQIFKRLPQNRQIVLFSATQTPEVEKFAKLSFEKNEESKKSLFMLELMMISQRLLLKACNRVIVSFLAIKGSWFCMLS